In one window of Saprospiraceae bacterium DNA:
- a CDS encoding F0F1 ATP synthase subunit alpha, with the protein MVSIRPEEISAILKQQISGTSSAASLEEVGTVLQVGDGIARVYGLTNAQAGELVEFETGVQAIVLNLELDNVGVVLMGSWDGIKEGSKVRRTGKIASIEVGEGMLGRVVNPLGVPIDGKGPIAGTRYEMPIERKAPGVIFRQPVNEPLQTGIKPIDSMIPIGRGQRELIIGDRQTGKTAIALDTIINQKEFYDRGEPVYCIYVASGQKSSTVAKVARTLEEYGAMPYTVIVSASASDPAPLQFYAPFAGAAIGEFFRDTGRPALVIYDDLSKQAVAYREVSLLLRRPPGREAYPGDVFYLHSRLLERAAKILNNDEIARNMNDLPDSLKKAGIVKGGGSLTALPIIETQAGDVSAYIPTNVISITDGQIFLESTLFNAGIRPAINVGISVSRVGGNAQIKSMKKVSGTLKLDQAQYRELEAFSKFGSDLDAATKAVLDKGKRNVEILKQPQYSPVSVEKQVAIIYLGTSNLLKDVPVEKVKDFENVFLTTLDQKHPGVLENFRKGNLQDDDLKTLREVANDLSSQYRVKA; encoded by the coding sequence ATGGTATCAATAAGACCCGAAGAAATTTCAGCAATACTGAAACAACAAATTTCCGGAACGAGCAGCGCAGCGAGTCTCGAAGAAGTAGGAACCGTACTCCAGGTGGGTGATGGAATCGCCCGGGTGTATGGATTGACCAATGCACAGGCAGGAGAACTTGTTGAATTTGAAACCGGAGTGCAGGCCATCGTACTGAATCTTGAATTGGATAATGTCGGTGTGGTATTGATGGGTTCCTGGGATGGAATCAAAGAAGGTTCCAAAGTAAGACGGACCGGAAAAATTGCTTCTATCGAAGTTGGAGAAGGAATGCTTGGTCGCGTTGTGAATCCTCTGGGAGTGCCTATCGATGGTAAAGGCCCGATAGCCGGCACGCGTTATGAAATGCCCATCGAGCGCAAAGCACCAGGAGTTATTTTCAGGCAACCTGTAAACGAACCTTTGCAAACGGGTATCAAACCTATTGACTCCATGATTCCAATTGGTAGAGGCCAGAGAGAATTGATCATTGGCGACCGCCAAACTGGAAAAACAGCCATTGCACTCGATACCATCATCAATCAAAAGGAATTTTACGATCGCGGAGAACCCGTGTATTGTATCTATGTTGCATCCGGTCAGAAATCATCTACCGTGGCCAAAGTGGCCAGAACGCTGGAAGAATATGGAGCCATGCCTTATACCGTAATTGTTTCTGCTTCCGCTTCAGACCCCGCACCGCTGCAGTTTTACGCTCCATTTGCAGGTGCAGCCATCGGAGAATTTTTCCGCGATACCGGTCGTCCGGCATTGGTGATTTACGATGATCTTTCTAAACAAGCGGTTGCTTATCGCGAAGTATCCCTGCTGTTGCGCAGACCTCCGGGTCGCGAAGCGTATCCAGGGGACGTATTTTATTTGCACAGCAGATTGTTGGAACGCGCCGCAAAAATTTTGAACAACGACGAGATCGCAAGAAATATGAACGACCTTCCTGATTCATTGAAAAAGGCAGGTATTGTTAAAGGAGGGGGTTCTTTGACTGCCTTGCCGATTATTGAAACACAGGCGGGAGACGTGTCTGCATATATTCCAACGAACGTGATTTCCATTACCGACGGACAGATCTTTTTGGAATCCACCCTATTCAACGCGGGTATTCGTCCTGCCATCAACGTAGGTATTTCCGTTTCCCGTGTGGGTGGAAATGCTCAGATCAAATCCATGAAGAAAGTTTCCGGAACATTGAAACTCGATCAGGCGCAATACCGGGAACTGGAAGCGTTTTCAAAGTTCGGATCGGATCTGGATGCGGCCACCAAAGCCGTGTTGGACAAAGGAAAACGAAATGTGGAGATTCTGAAACAACCGCAATACAGCCCGGTTTCGGTAGAGAAACAAGTAGCCATCATTTATCTGGGTACTTCCAATTTGTTGAAAGATGTGCCTGTCGAAAAAGTGAAAGATTTTGAGAATGTATTTCTAACCACCTTGGATCAAAAACATCCAGGCGTATTGGAAAATTTCAGAAAGGGAAATTTACAGGATGACGATTTGAAAACCTTACGCGAAGTTGCAAACGATCTTTCTTCACAATACCGCGTGAAAGCATAA
- the atpH gene encoding ATP synthase F1 subunit delta yields MSQLQIAHRYAKSLIDLSSEQKVLDSVYEDMLGIVSVCKNVEFSAMLNSPIVHSDKKQGVVSALFEGKIQKLTMQFIQLLISKGRESLLTPICHAFIEQFKEIKKIKTARVITAKEWNDSELNAIKNKFSFWLNPGESMELSQKVDPSIIGGFILEMGDRNYDASIKRQLGELKENLYDTSYVSLVERR; encoded by the coding sequence ATGTCACAACTTCAAATTGCACATCGTTACGCTAAATCACTGATTGATCTGTCCTCAGAACAAAAAGTTCTGGACTCCGTCTATGAAGACATGCTTGGAATCGTATCGGTTTGTAAAAATGTTGAGTTCAGTGCTATGTTGAACAGTCCGATTGTGCACTCCGATAAAAAGCAAGGCGTCGTATCTGCATTGTTTGAAGGAAAAATTCAAAAACTAACGATGCAGTTTATCCAATTGTTGATTTCTAAAGGCAGGGAGAGTTTACTGACTCCGATTTGTCATGCATTTATCGAACAATTTAAAGAAATAAAGAAAATCAAAACAGCGAGAGTCATTACTGCAAAAGAGTGGAACGATTCTGAATTAAATGCAATCAAAAACAAATTCAGCTTCTGGTTAAATCCGGGAGAAAGCATGGAACTCTCTCAAAAAGTAGATCCATCTATCATCGGTGGATTTATTCTCGAAATGGGAGACAGAAATTACGATGCAAGTATCAAAAGACAGCTCGGGGAATTGAAGGAGAATCTCTACGACACGAGCTATGTCAGCTTGGTGGAGAGGAGGTAG
- the atpF gene encoding F0F1 ATP synthase subunit B encodes MNIFLLDFSPLKPDFGLLFWSTVFFCLFWFLVGKMAFKPIVKALKDRQEDIRNALDAAKQARYEMSQLKAENERVLAEAKEEKMVIIKDAKESANLLVAEAREKAKEEAQRLLQQAKLDIENAKMAAMVDVKNEIGVMALQIAEKVIRKQLADQPAQIDYVNKLMDEVKMN; translated from the coding sequence ATAAACATTTTCTTGTTGGACTTTTCTCCGTTGAAACCCGATTTCGGCTTGTTGTTTTGGTCCACGGTCTTTTTCTGTTTGTTCTGGTTTTTAGTCGGAAAAATGGCATTCAAACCCATTGTTAAAGCACTAAAAGATCGTCAGGAAGACATCAGAAATGCACTTGATGCTGCTAAGCAGGCCAGGTATGAGATGTCTCAGCTTAAAGCTGAAAATGAAAGGGTTCTCGCAGAGGCCAAGGAAGAAAAGATGGTCATCATCAAAGACGCAAAAGAATCTGCAAATCTATTGGTCGCCGAAGCACGGGAAAAAGCCAAAGAAGAAGCTCAGAGATTATTGCAACAAGCGAAACTCGACATCGAAAATGCAAAAATGGCGGCTATGGTAGATGTTAAAAATGAAATCGGTGTTATGGCTTTGCAAATAGCTGAAAAAGTCATCCGCAAACAATTGGCGGATCAACCCGCACAGATTGACTATGTAAATAAACTCATGGATGAAGTAAAAATGAATTAA
- the atpE gene encoding ATP synthase F0 subunit C, whose product MGGSIAAIGMGLAAIGAGIGVGSIGGKALESIARQPEALGDIRANMILTAALVEGAALIAILFSYLVA is encoded by the coding sequence ATGGGAGGTTCAATTGCTGCTATTGGTATGGGTTTGGCTGCTATCGGCGCCGGAATCGGCGTGGGAAGCATCGGTGGTAAGGCTCTGGAGTCTATCGCTCGTCAACCCGAGGCATTGGGAGATATCCGTGCCAACATGATCCTTACGGCTGCCCTTGTAGAAGGTGCTGCTTTGATTGCGATCCTGTTCTCTTACCTCGTAGCGTAA
- the atpB gene encoding F0F1 ATP synthase subunit A has translation MISSGRIIGQVSDNEANNISEYLAQHEGHDHSHEGHDHNAPGHSHSQEIPANTTAVNPAADHGHEEHEGHSFDPKGTAFHHISDLNVYSIGPWNLPLPCILYAPAKGWSFFSSGKFEIDNAHHGNGKKVIDGYVLNHGRINRIAGDFPNGIFEVQSIHSKTETIDGKQKDFDFVTVNQQEYKLEKPSTADGGLFGGGITSFYDFSITKNVFSMLLVVLLLGWVFISMANRYKRNPGTAPSGSQLFFEPLILFIQDEVAKPFLGPKWERFLPMLLAIFFFVLGLNLFGQIPFLGGSNVTGNLSVTMVLALIAFFVVNFNGNKHYWQHIFWMPGIPAWVKTILTPVEILGVFIKPLTLMLRLFANITAGHMAILIFISLIFIFGSSGENMGAGLGASIGSGLLTVFMMSIELLVALIQAFVFTLLTASYIGAATEEHAHAEHDHH, from the coding sequence ATGATAAGTTCCGGTAGAATTATTGGACAAGTTTCTGACAATGAGGCCAATAATATTTCGGAATATCTGGCTCAACACGAAGGGCATGATCATTCACATGAGGGACACGACCACAATGCTCCCGGACATAGCCATTCGCAGGAAATACCAGCCAATACTACTGCTGTGAATCCTGCTGCAGATCATGGGCATGAAGAGCATGAAGGGCACAGTTTTGATCCGAAAGGGACTGCTTTTCACCACATTTCGGATTTGAATGTTTACAGCATAGGCCCCTGGAATCTGCCTTTACCCTGTATACTCTATGCGCCTGCCAAAGGCTGGTCTTTTTTCTCATCGGGAAAATTCGAAATCGACAATGCCCACCATGGTAATGGCAAAAAGGTCATCGATGGATATGTGCTCAATCACGGAAGAATCAATAGAATTGCCGGGGATTTTCCAAATGGCATATTTGAAGTGCAATCGATCCATTCAAAAACAGAGACAATCGATGGAAAACAAAAAGATTTTGATTTTGTAACCGTCAACCAACAGGAATATAAACTCGAGAAGCCAAGTACCGCAGATGGCGGATTATTTGGAGGAGGGATTACTTCTTTTTACGATTTTTCGATTACAAAAAATGTATTCAGTATGCTGCTGGTAGTCCTCCTTTTGGGTTGGGTTTTTATCAGCATGGCAAATCGTTATAAGCGGAATCCTGGAACTGCACCATCCGGTTCTCAATTGTTTTTTGAGCCTCTGATTCTCTTTATCCAGGACGAAGTGGCCAAACCTTTTTTAGGTCCGAAATGGGAGCGTTTTCTTCCCATGCTACTGGCTATTTTCTTTTTTGTACTGGGATTAAATCTTTTCGGACAAATTCCATTTTTAGGAGGATCCAATGTCACCGGAAATTTATCGGTGACCATGGTACTTGCACTGATTGCTTTTTTTGTAGTGAACTTCAACGGAAATAAACATTACTGGCAACATATATTCTGGATGCCCGGCATTCCGGCATGGGTGAAAACCATATTGACGCCGGTTGAAATATTAGGAGTATTTATCAAACCATTGACCTTAATGCTTCGTCTTTTTGCGAATATCACCGCAGGTCACATGGCCATTCTGATTTTCATCAGTTTGATTTTCATTTTTGGAAGTTCAGGCGAAAACATGGGCGCAGGATTAGGAGCCTCCATTGGTTCCGGATTGCTAACGGTATTCATGATGTCTATAGAATTGCTGGTGGCTTTGATTCAGGCTTTTGTGTTTACGCTGCTCACCGCTTCTTATATTGGTGCAGCTACAGAAGAACATGCTCATGCCGAACACGATCATCATTAA
- a CDS encoding DUF2188 domain-containing protein: MNANFIKAEDRTKLNRWLRASAKLNQHRIFVFPINDYWGIKFEGSKRLYRKYRDKSEAIKEAKKQATKRHSRKIIVQNDLGLITSEISAN; the protein is encoded by the coding sequence ATGAACGCAAATTTTATTAAAGCGGAGGATAGGACCAAACTTAACAGATGGCTAAGAGCATCCGCTAAATTAAATCAGCATAGGATTTTTGTATTTCCCATCAACGATTATTGGGGAATTAAATTTGAAGGTTCCAAAAGGTTATACAGAAAATATAGAGATAAATCCGAGGCCATCAAGGAGGCTAAAAAGCAAGCAACCAAAAGACACTCAAGGAAAATTATTGTCCAAAATGATCTAGGGCTTATTACATCAGAAATTTCAGCCAATTGA
- a CDS encoding energy transducer TonB has protein sequence MNSIRYFLIWMSFCILVIPLTGQSLASVIRPEIIGDHIDTFRYFNSENHKDDFRLIKTTLYKRVEKMPVFSGCEVDGDPEECSKKRLIDLLFNHITYPPEAKKQRIQGVVYAKYVVRTDGSLTNIRVERGIGGGCDEEVLRFINLLPKYTPGYQDGKAVPVQVTLPVKFRLMK, from the coding sequence GTGAATTCTATTCGCTATTTTCTCATATGGATGTCATTTTGCATTCTGGTAATTCCACTTACCGGGCAAAGTCTGGCGTCTGTCATCAGACCTGAGATCATTGGCGATCATATAGATACCTTCAGGTACTTCAATTCGGAAAACCATAAGGACGATTTCAGACTGATCAAAACAACACTATACAAACGGGTTGAAAAAATGCCGGTATTTTCGGGTTGTGAGGTGGATGGCGATCCGGAAGAATGCTCCAAAAAAAGACTTATTGACTTGTTGTTCAACCATATAACGTATCCGCCTGAAGCGAAAAAGCAACGGATTCAGGGCGTCGTTTATGCCAAATATGTGGTCCGTACAGATGGAAGCCTGACTAATATCCGGGTTGAACGAGGTATAGGTGGTGGCTGCGATGAAGAGGTTCTGCGATTTATCAATCTATTACCCAAATATACGCCTGGCTATCAGGATGGAAAAGCAGTACCGGTGCAAGTGACCCTGCCGGTGAAGTTCAGGTTGATGAAGTAA
- a CDS encoding serine hydrolase, translated as MKNILLSICCLITITAYTQTSTPAFISDSLDIYVQRALKDWNLPGCAVGIVKDGKVIWAKGYGVRDINTGVAVDEHTLFMIASNSKAVTGMTLAKLEQEKKLSLDDKVSKWLPDFKLHDPEATKLVTIKDIVTHRIGFETFQGDFAHWSTTTSRTEVIKKMANIQPHYAFRDKYGYCNAGYTVAGEIIRLASGLSWEDYIQKNYFDAMGFTDTKPLTRDFTKTNNYCQPHTWYKGKLISLKIPNIDNLAPAASICSSISEWSQWVQMILNNGKFDGKVIIPSAAIQRSMEAITIVGPFRHRFNLGNFSLYGLGWNLNDYEGRKVVSHTGGADGFVTSVTLIPKEQLGIIVLTNSDHNGFFQALKYEIMDAYLNLPYRNYNNSYLQRSIKAQEEDEKLLNAVTDSVLAQRPASLPLKSYTGMYKNEVYGKLEIRLENNRLHAYFEHHPDQFAILEHMGQDRFLCTYSNPTLGIKVVPFTLKRKKVKSVDIRCADFVDFEVYNFTKR; from the coding sequence ATGAAAAATATACTGTTATCGATCTGCTGTCTGATTACAATAACCGCTTACACCCAGACAAGCACACCTGCATTTATAAGCGATAGTCTGGATATCTATGTTCAGCGTGCTTTAAAAGATTGGAACCTGCCCGGATGTGCGGTGGGTATTGTAAAAGACGGCAAAGTCATTTGGGCAAAGGGCTACGGAGTGCGTGACATCAATACAGGTGTCGCTGTCGATGAGCATACCTTGTTTATGATCGCTTCCAATTCAAAAGCGGTGACGGGGATGACCCTCGCCAAACTGGAACAGGAAAAAAAATTATCGCTGGATGACAAAGTCAGCAAGTGGTTGCCGGATTTTAAACTGCACGATCCGGAAGCAACAAAGCTTGTCACTATAAAAGATATCGTAACCCATAGAATTGGATTCGAAACTTTTCAAGGTGACTTCGCGCATTGGTCCACGACAACCAGTAGAACGGAAGTCATTAAAAAAATGGCCAACATTCAGCCGCATTACGCTTTCCGCGATAAATACGGATATTGCAATGCAGGTTATACCGTTGCAGGCGAAATTATACGATTGGCCAGCGGACTGAGTTGGGAAGATTATATCCAGAAAAACTATTTTGATGCCATGGGATTTACGGATACCAAACCCCTCACCAGAGATTTTACAAAGACTAACAATTATTGTCAGCCCCATACCTGGTATAAAGGCAAACTCATAAGTCTGAAAATTCCAAATATCGATAACCTGGCGCCCGCTGCAAGCATCTGTAGCTCAATTTCCGAATGGAGCCAATGGGTACAAATGATATTGAATAACGGGAAGTTCGATGGAAAGGTAATTATCCCATCTGCGGCCATCCAAAGAAGTATGGAAGCCATTACCATAGTAGGCCCATTCCGGCATCGATTCAACCTGGGCAATTTCTCTTTATACGGACTCGGCTGGAATCTCAATGACTATGAAGGCAGAAAAGTGGTGTCGCATACCGGAGGTGCAGATGGCTTCGTAACCTCAGTTACGCTGATCCCAAAAGAACAACTTGGAATCATCGTGTTGACCAACAGTGATCACAACGGATTTTTCCAGGCTTTGAAATACGAAATCATGGATGCCTACCTGAATTTGCCTTACAGGAACTATAATAATTCGTATTTGCAGAGAAGTATAAAAGCTCAGGAAGAAGATGAAAAGTTGTTAAACGCGGTAACCGACTCCGTCCTGGCGCAAAGGCCTGCAAGCCTTCCATTAAAATCATATACAGGCATGTACAAAAATGAAGTCTATGGAAAGTTGGAAATCAGGCTTGAAAATAATCGACTTCATGCCTATTTTGAGCATCATCCTGACCAATTTGCCATATTGGAACACATGGGACAGGATAGATTTTTGTGCACTTACAGCAACCCGACTCTTGGTATTAAAGTAGTCCCCTTCACTTTGAAAAGGAAAAAAGTCAAATCGGTCGACATTCGTTGCGCTGATTTTGTGGACTTTGAGGTTTATAATTTTACAAAGCGTTGA
- a CDS encoding YceI family protein gives MQIFNLSLRIIFTIISVFVIHSAFAQKYFSKNAVIRFNSPSKAEKIEGVNTTATTVLDLSSGKLEFAALVNAFVFEKALMQEHFNENYLESSKFPKASFKGSLTDQQSLDFSKPGTYKTQVRGELTMHGVTKSIAAPVEFIVDAKGIHALCSFEVKCSDFSIEIPAVVKNTVSNNVTIKVKVDYKAL, from the coding sequence ATGCAAATATTTAATTTGAGTTTGAGGATCATTTTTACAATCATTTCTGTGTTTGTGATCCATTCGGCCTTTGCACAAAAATACTTCTCCAAAAATGCCGTGATCCGCTTTAATTCTCCGTCAAAAGCCGAAAAAATTGAAGGGGTCAATACCACAGCCACCACAGTTTTGGATCTTTCGAGCGGCAAACTCGAATTTGCTGCTCTGGTCAACGCCTTTGTATTTGAAAAAGCGCTGATGCAAGAGCACTTTAACGAGAATTATCTGGAATCTTCCAAATTCCCCAAAGCCTCCTTCAAAGGAAGTTTAACGGATCAGCAAAGCCTTGATTTTTCAAAGCCAGGTACGTACAAAACTCAAGTGCGGGGTGAGCTCACCATGCACGGAGTCACAAAAAGCATAGCAGCACCGGTTGAATTTATCGTCGATGCCAAAGGCATTCATGCCCTCTGCAGCTTTGAAGTCAAGTGCAGCGATTTCAGCATCGAAATTCCTGCGGTCGTTAAAAATACGGTTTCCAACAACGTGACCATCAAAGTTAAAGTGGATTACAAAGCCTTGTAA